In one Rutidosis leptorrhynchoides isolate AG116_Rl617_1_P2 chromosome 8, CSIRO_AGI_Rlap_v1, whole genome shotgun sequence genomic region, the following are encoded:
- the LOC139863677 gene encoding uncharacterized protein has translation MAKKGDVEQASTAFLKKECDGILKKCNLPLKMGDPGPFLIPCNVNGLEMFTSLADSGASINFMPYSVYKRLGLGDLSPTTMCVKLIDQSISSSVGIAEDLIVKVGDMEFPIDFVIIDIKEDPVVPLVLGRPFLATAGSFFDFGTEKLKLRDKGKCMSI, from the coding sequence ATGGCCAAAAAGGGAGATGTTGAGCAAGCATCCACCGCCTTCTTGAAAAAGGAGTGTGATGGGATTTTAAAGAAATGTAACCTACCACTAAAAATGGGAGATCCCGGACCTTTCCTTATCCCTTGCAATGTGAACGGGTTGGAGATGTTTACATCCTTAGCCGACTCAGGGGCAAGTATTAATTTCATGCCCTACTCCGTTTATAAAAGGTTAGGCTTAGGTGACCTTTCACCCACTACGATGTGCGTTAAGTTAATTGATCAATCTATTAGCTCTAGTGTGGGGATTGCCGAGGACCTAATAGTGAAGGTAGGGGACATGGAATTTCCAATTGATTTTGTCATTATTGATATAAAGGAAGACCCGGTTGTACCTCTTGTATTGGGAAGACCATTTTTGGCAACCGCGGGCTCTTTCTTTGACTTTGGAACCGAGAAATTGAAGCTTAGAGATAAGGGTAAATGCATGAGCATATGA